One Dictyoglomus thermophilum H-6-12 DNA window includes the following coding sequences:
- a CDS encoding ABC transporter permease, giving the protein MKKYIYIAKGFLLERMVYRFSLFFNALEKYIYILLIFFLWKAIYKSLGQENLSMNFESTFTYLSLATAIFGLFQTWVDWDISQLMISGNLSIILTKPLDFQIYMFFKRITWVILNLLTITLPVLVLLKFILRMPINMGINFLFFVISVIISYLIYFNIDFIVGVTAFFTESIWGLSVTKDSIILFLSGGIIPIPLFPENLRKILEILPFKTIYHMPIEILINKSLTIFDYLNSLAIQIFWLFVFLTLSRIYYKLTERFIKINGG; this is encoded by the coding sequence ATGAAAAAGTACATTTATATAGCCAAAGGATTTCTCCTTGAAAGGATGGTTTATAGGTTTTCTCTATTTTTTAATGCCTTAGAGAAGTATATTTATATTTTACTGATTTTCTTTTTGTGGAAGGCCATATATAAAAGCTTGGGACAAGAAAATTTAAGTATGAATTTTGAAAGTACTTTTACCTACCTTTCTTTAGCTACTGCAATCTTTGGATTATTCCAAACATGGGTAGATTGGGATATATCTCAGCTTATGATAAGTGGAAATCTCTCCATAATTTTGACAAAGCCCTTAGACTTTCAAATTTATATGTTTTTCAAGAGAATAACATGGGTTATTCTGAATTTACTAACCATAACCCTGCCAGTTTTGGTTCTATTAAAGTTTATTCTCAGAATGCCAATTAACATGGGCATTAATTTTTTATTCTTTGTGATCTCTGTAATCATTTCATACTTAATATATTTCAATATTGATTTTATTGTGGGAGTTACTGCCTTTTTTACTGAATCTATTTGGGGACTCTCTGTCACAAAGGATTCCATAATATTATTTCTATCAGGAGGTATAATACCTATTCCCCTTTTTCCAGAAAATCTAAGAAAAATATTAGAGATTTTACCTTTTAAAACCATATACCATATGCCTATAGAGATCTTAATTAATAAAAGTCTTACTATTTTTGATTATTTAAACTCTTTGGCAATACAAATCTTTTGGCTTTTTGTCTTTT
- a CDS encoding ABC transporter ATP-binding protein: MVDSVIKVSNLRKYFKVLNRREGFWGTVKDLFSQDYFYVKAVDGISMEIKEGEIVGFLGPNGAGKSTTIKIMTGVLEPDGGEVLINNVIPYKDRIKNAKNIGVVFGQRTQLWWSLPLIESFKILKEIYEIDERTFKENLELFEEIIGIEALYRKPVRQMSLGQRVLCDILASFLHNPKVVFLDEPTIGLDILIKDKVRKLIKELNRRKNTTILLATHDMNDVEALCPRIIVIDKGKIIYDGLLEDLKEKFKMYRKAKIRVGDNVDEEEINKIKVLLLEKFNDVISDCAIKSYWLDISFKKQDVNLLEILRFITNFIPIEDIHTEDIQTEEVIKLIYEESRK; the protein is encoded by the coding sequence ATGGTAGATAGTGTTATAAAAGTAAGTAATTTAAGAAAGTATTTTAAAGTGTTAAACAGGAGAGAGGGATTTTGGGGTACAGTAAAAGACCTTTTTTCTCAAGATTATTTCTATGTAAAGGCTGTAGATGGAATTTCTATGGAAATAAAAGAAGGAGAGATAGTAGGCTTCTTAGGACCTAACGGAGCTGGAAAATCTACAACAATTAAGATAATGACAGGAGTCTTAGAACCAGATGGTGGAGAAGTTTTAATAAATAATGTTATTCCTTATAAAGATAGGATAAAAAATGCAAAAAATATTGGGGTAGTTTTTGGTCAAAGAACTCAACTTTGGTGGTCTCTGCCTCTTATTGAATCTTTTAAGATCTTGAAAGAGATTTATGAGATAGATGAAAGAACCTTCAAAGAGAATTTAGAGCTTTTTGAGGAAATCATCGGTATAGAAGCTCTTTACAGAAAACCTGTAAGGCAAATGTCCTTAGGCCAACGAGTACTTTGTGACATCTTAGCCTCTTTTCTCCATAATCCCAAGGTAGTATTTTTAGACGAACCTACTATAGGACTTGATATCTTGATAAAGGATAAGGTAAGAAAATTAATAAAAGAACTAAACAGGAGAAAAAATACAACCATTCTTCTCGCAACCCATGATATGAACGATGTGGAAGCTCTTTGTCCTCGTATTATTGTGATAGACAAAGGGAAAATCATATACGATGGTCTTTTGGAGGATCTAAAGGAAAAATTCAAGATGTATAGAAAGGCAAAAATAAGAGTAGGAGATAATGTAGATGAAGAAGAGATCAATAAGATAAAAGTACTTCTATTGGAAAAATTTAACGATGTAATATCTGACTGTGCGATTAAATCTTATTGGTTAGACATAAGCTTTAAAAAACAAGATGTAAATTTGTTAGAAATACTCAGGTTCATTACAAACTTCATACCTATAGAGGATATCCATACAGAAGATATACAGACCGAAGAAGTAATAAAGCTCATTTATGAGGAGTCAAGGAAATGA